One Gimesia aquarii DNA segment encodes these proteins:
- a CDS encoding dienelactone hydrolase family protein has protein sequence MRFQSLNVLICSLIILTLSIELCAEEKAVRKRSDPSKINSPWDDLLAGINSPEEWIEHKKEIRKQYLKLIRDEFKPKKPALELQFHDTVIVDGVYRRQLISYQVEKNERAHAFLGVPLSLRGPAPAIVALHGTYAYGKKRAAGLIDNPDKAYLDHLCRRGYVVIAPDHFVAGHRIPQEGPYDTTAFYKKHPQWTAVGKFTYEHSIAIDVLESLKEVNPDKIGALGHSLGGHGTMFLAAYDERVQAAAGNCSASFFRQNSKVEAWSRDRWYVYFKHIRPGLLEGELPPIDFHEIMALIAPRAFLDLSGLNDGDPLTQRQRVLMLLKVMDVYELEKAPQNFAFYVHGKGHSVAHESRELMYGWMDTHLKPRSVTKTTLVIP, from the coding sequence ATGCGATTTCAATCTTTGAATGTGCTTATTTGTTCGCTGATAATTCTTACTCTCAGTATTGAGCTATGTGCTGAAGAAAAGGCTGTAAGAAAACGTTCTGACCCCAGCAAAATTAACTCGCCCTGGGATGATCTACTTGCAGGAATCAATTCTCCCGAAGAGTGGATAGAACATAAAAAGGAAATCAGGAAACAGTATTTAAAGCTAATCCGTGACGAGTTCAAACCTAAAAAGCCTGCTTTAGAATTACAATTTCATGATACGGTGATTGTCGATGGAGTCTATCGTAGACAACTGATTAGTTATCAGGTTGAAAAAAACGAACGAGCACACGCCTTTTTGGGAGTACCCTTGAGCCTTCGAGGACCTGCACCCGCGATTGTGGCTTTACACGGTACTTACGCCTATGGAAAAAAACGAGCAGCCGGGTTGATTGATAATCCTGATAAAGCATATCTGGATCATTTATGTCGCAGAGGCTATGTGGTTATTGCACCAGATCATTTTGTCGCCGGTCATCGAATACCCCAAGAGGGACCTTATGATACGACTGCTTTTTACAAAAAACATCCCCAGTGGACCGCTGTGGGAAAATTCACTTATGAGCATTCAATTGCCATTGATGTTTTGGAATCTTTGAAAGAAGTGAATCCCGATAAAATTGGTGCGCTTGGTCATTCGTTGGGTGGTCATGGTACGATGTTCTTAGCCGCTTATGATGAACGGGTTCAAGCGGCGGCCGGCAACTGTAGTGCTTCTTTTTTCCGCCAAAATTCTAAAGTTGAGGCGTGGTCTCGCGATCGGTGGTATGTATACTTTAAACATATTCGCCCGGGTTTATTAGAAGGAGAATTGCCTCCCATTGACTTTCATGAAATCATGGCATTAATTGCTCCACGCGCCTTTCTCGATCTTTCCGGATTAAATGATGGAGATCCTCTGACTCAAAGACAGCGAGTGCTGATGTTGTTAAAAGTCATGGATGTTTATGAACTGGAAAAGGCCCCACAGAACTTTGCATTTTACGTACATGGAAAAGGACACTCGGTTGCTCATGAATCTCGAGAATTAATGTATGGTTGGATGGATACTCATTTGAAACCAAGATCAGTCACGAAAACAACACTGGTAATTCCATAA
- a CDS encoding cytochrome c codes for MGIVSENVNAQRTFQSLSRPGLQNVFQIDDRIYSGSAPEGRKGFEVLKKMGIKTIVSVDGVIPKLKLAKETGINYVHIPIGYDGISHEAGLAFARVSRDLQGSIYIHCHHGRHRGPAAAAIVGLCRGSFDKKQAFLFLEQAGTSKAYAGLWRDIGGFQVPSPNIKLPNLVASAKVDPMVMAMVNINNQFEQLELLNASESPDEKETLQIILLLQEGFHETSRKHASDYDETFKKWLNESEAQFKRLGTEIRKGDQEQIVSRLKSLKSQCKRCHQKYRD; via the coding sequence ATGGGGATCGTATCAGAGAATGTCAATGCCCAAAGGACGTTTCAATCACTCAGCCGACCTGGTTTACAGAATGTGTTCCAAATTGATGATCGGATTTACTCTGGGAGCGCTCCTGAAGGTAGAAAAGGGTTTGAGGTTTTGAAGAAAATGGGGATCAAGACGATCGTCAGTGTAGATGGAGTAATACCAAAATTAAAATTGGCAAAAGAGACTGGGATCAACTATGTTCATATTCCCATAGGCTATGATGGAATTTCTCATGAAGCTGGATTAGCGTTTGCTCGGGTGTCGAGAGATCTTCAAGGCTCGATCTATATTCATTGCCATCATGGACGTCATCGAGGTCCTGCTGCGGCTGCGATAGTCGGGCTCTGTCGAGGGAGCTTTGATAAGAAGCAAGCTTTTCTCTTTTTGGAACAAGCAGGAACCAGTAAAGCGTATGCCGGTCTCTGGAGAGATATCGGGGGATTTCAAGTTCCTTCTCCCAATATAAAACTACCTAATTTAGTTGCGAGTGCGAAAGTTGATCCGATGGTGATGGCGATGGTCAATATCAACAACCAGTTTGAGCAATTGGAATTACTGAATGCAAGTGAGTCTCCAGATGAAAAAGAAACATTGCAAATCATCTTACTCTTGCAGGAAGGGTTCCATGAAACATCACGGAAGCATGCCAGTGATTATGACGAAACCTTTAAAAAATGGTTGAATGAATCTGAAGCACAATTTAAAAGGCTGGGAACAGAAATTCGAAAAGGAGACCAGGAACAGATCGTTTCCAGATTGAAGTCACTGAAATCACAGTGCAAACGTTGCCATCAGAAATATCGTGATTGA
- a CDS encoding TfoX/Sxy family protein produces the protein MAYDEALAQRVHQLLKRRKGFSQRKMFGGMCFMLHGNMCCGITHQELMLRLGEKNTAKALEESFTREMDFTGKPIKSMIYVERPGFEDDADLKYWVNQAVKFVQSLPPKS, from the coding sequence ATGGCTTATGACGAAGCACTCGCCCAACGCGTTCACCAATTACTGAAACGTCGAAAAGGGTTTTCCCAACGAAAGATGTTTGGTGGTATGTGTTTTATGCTGCATGGAAATATGTGTTGTGGCATCACACATCAGGAATTGATGCTGCGATTGGGAGAAAAAAACACTGCGAAAGCGTTAGAAGAGTCTTTCACTCGTGAAATGGATTTTACCGGCAAGCCAATAAAGAGCATGATCTATGTCGAACGCCCTGGCTTTGAAGATGATGCTGACCTGAAATATTGGGTGAATCAGGCTGTCAAGTTTGTGCAATCACTTCCCCCGAAGAGTTAA